The DNA segment TTCTCTTCCAGTAGTCTTGTTTTTTATACAATGTGGTTGTTTGTGTGTCcggtttccttttctttgcttgACATAATTGTCTTGTGTTAAGGATCTCAAAGATTTCATGAGACAAGCTGGGGAAGTAACCTTTGCGGATGCACATCGACCTAAATTAAATGAAGGGTGAGTGTGTACTGAAGATCCATAACCTTTTAAAACCTGCTGAAAATGTTACTATGAACGTTTTCTGAAAACTTAGAATTTGTACATGCTAGAGTGCAGTGGTACTCAGTCGAGGATGAATTTGCTCTGTAGGAGGCATTGGACCACATTTTTAGTTGTAACTGGTTGAGGGTGCTACTGGCTTCTTGTGTgttagaggccagggatgctgctaaataaaCATCAACAATGCATAGGAAAAGCCCTCCACAGCAAAGAACTATCTAGCTTAAAATGTCAGCGGTTTGAAGGTCAAGAAACTTTATGCTGTTATCAAGATCTAAGAGTCTtaatacagtaatagtaaaaAGTACATAGAAAAGGTAACGTAGATACTTGGATTGCTATGTGTAGTTTGAGACTAGACTAGACTACCAGATGTATATGATTTGACAAATGgtgtcttttggtttttgttttttttttttttttttcattgtaggGTGGTTGAGTTTGCCTCTTATGGTGATTTAAAGAATGCTATTGAAAAACTTTctggaaaggaaataaatgggagaaaaatcaaattaatcgAGGGCAGCAAAAGGCACAGGTATCTAACATATTTAAGACAAAGTTTTAGTTAGTGGGTTTGTAGGGCCTGCCACTTAcgttgtattttgttttccttcctagTAGGTCACGAAGCAGGTCTCGTTCCCGGACCAGGAGTTCCTCTAGGTCTCGTAGCCGATCTCGTTCCCGGAGTCGCAAGTCTTACAGCCGgtccaggagcaggagcaggagccggAGCAAGTCCCGTTCTGTTAGTAGGTCTCCTGTGCCTGAGAAGAGCCAGAAACGTGGTTCTTCAAGTAGATCTAAGTCTCCAGCATCTGTGGATCGCCAGAGGTCCAGGTCCCGATCCCGGTCAAGGTCCAGATCAGTTGACAGTGGCAATTAAACTGTAAATAACTTGCCCTGGGggccttttttaaaacaaaacaaattcccaAACCATACTTGCTAAAAATTCTGGTAAGTATGTGCTTttctgtggggggtggggtttgGAGGGGGGTTGGGTTGGGCTGGGCTGGATATCTTTGTAGATGTGGACCATCAAGGGGTTGTTGAAAACTAATTGTATTAAATGTCTTTTGATAAGCCTTCCGCTCACATTTTTGTGAATGTCTGAAGTGTATAGTTTGTGTATATTGAGAGAGCTCTTTTATAACTaaagcaaatttaatttttttgtactaGAAAAGATTTGAACATTTTAGTTCTTGGTTATTCAAATATGTTAATTCAGAATTAGTTTAATGCCTCAATTAAACTAATTAATAGCTTTGGACATTTAAAAGAGCTCTAATTTTGCTTGTACATAAAGGCTTGAGTTTTCCTTGTTAGGGTTAAGGGtgtcctcccacccaccctttAACAGCTGCCTGACAAAGACGTTAAAGCAGCTGTTGTTATTGataataaaagattataaaattgCTTTTGTCTGTTTATCTGAAGGATGTATGCTATTTATTCCCTACTCATCTATgttcaatacatttaaaatgccTCGTAGAGAATCCTGGAGTTTggtggatttttaaagattttttttgaaagtttagaTCTTATTCTTCTTGGCCATTTCCAGGCTGGTCAAAACAAGGGCAGAGTCTGAGAACTATTGAAAATGATAGTTCAAGTTTCCTGCCTGTGACCCTACCATGCTCTTTCCCTGTGTTACTTAATCATATTGGCATCAGGTTATTTAGGCTTCCATAGCCAAGAGAAGAATAATTTGGGAAGCAAATTGTAAAAACGAATgttttatgcttattttaaagGTTGTAATACCATTTTGAAGGTTAGAGATGATCTTACAAAGTCAGTGCACAAGTATGCTTGAAGAGGTTTCacgtgtttttttctttgaacgATGAGCTGTGGATGTGAGAATATGTTAAGGGGAAACTTTAATAAGAAAAGTGCTTAAGGTTCTATATCAATCTTTGTTCTGAGATCCCTGTACCTTTAGATAATGAGCTTTATTACTGTCTCTTCTAGTCCTCCCCGAGACTGCTTAGATTTTCTTAGTCTTCTATGGGAATGCTAGGTTGGATAGATGAATGGTGTGTAGTAGCCAGATACCATTATAAGATACCATTATAAAATGTCTTCCCTTATGTTCACTGAATCTTCACAACTTCCTTGTACATAATCATCATTGTATGTGAGAGAATTCAGGGCCAAAGAAGAGTAGCACGTAAATGGTGGACTAGTATTGGAATTGAGGAACTCTAGTTCCCCAGAACCTGAAAACCACATTTTCTATTCATGTATACTAATCTGCCCTAGCTTTTAAGGGGTTTCTGAGGAAAGAATTAGAAGGACCAGAAGGATTGCTTTTGGCTTTCCAAAAGTGTGGGGATTGGGTAGTAGGAATCCATTTGGGGGTAGGCTTGAAAAGTTGTACGTTTGTTATCGTATCCCAAGACTATAGATGCGTAAGCCATGAAATGGGGAAAACCGATCTTTCTGCCATGAATGAGGTGGATTTTAGGGAGATTTTGAGTGTTTTACACTTGTTTATTCAGGCTGAGACAAGCCAGTGGaacttagggtttttttctttatgaggTTTTTGGGAAAGCTGCAAGTCAGCCAAAGTCGCTTCCAAAAGGAAAaaggcccccccccccttttttttcccccccctctTAGGCTTTATGTGTAACTGGGTAGTAGGATGTATGTACTTTTTGATATTTTACTAGTTGACTATTCtggttttttctcctttctttactcCTACATAGATAAATATGCATGGCTTGGCATTTTAATATTACAGCTACTACACAGTAAAGCAATAAAATAAGGCCCTTTGAGCAAATGGCAGAGATGAACGGGAGTTGGTTTGAACCAACACATTAACATGAATTCCCAGAAGAGGACTCTCGTAGGAGTAGGAGTCTGAGTATAATCCTAGGCAAAGTTTTAGGGCCAGCTTTTGTGTGACAGTGtcacttatattttctttctgtattctttttatcTAGTTGTCTTGTAAAGGACAATTTGAGAGTACTAGATCTCAAGTCCAGCCCTACCTGCCTGTGAAAAccgatttctgtttgttttgcctAACCAAGTTTCTTAGTGGGTAATGTAATGTCAGTTATGTGgtaaagaaaacaatttgaacagatatttaaGGGTATAATATGTAAAAACAGGCAGTAGACCTTTTCACAGATCTTTTTAGTGACCCaagttggtgattttttttttaagtagactccacacccaacttggagcccaatgtgggacttgaactcaatTCTGAGATGAAGACTTGAGCTGAGGGGTCCCTGGCTCAGtcttttaagcatctgcctttggcttaggtggtgatcccacggttctgggatcaagccttgcaacgggctccctgctcagcagggagtctactgcgttctctctccccctgcttgttgtGCACATGTGCTCGTGCACTcttccctctgtcaaataaaatttttaagaaaaagacctgagtggagatcaagaattggatggacacttaaccaactgaaccactgaaGTGCCCTCCACCCCTGATTCTTAAATTTGCTGTGGTATTGGGAGTATTGGTGGTTCTGGACACTGAGCAGACTGATGCCTTAAAATTGTCATTAGGGTTTCAGTTAAACTTCATACTAAAATGATATGAAAATCACAAGTAATTAGGCACAGTCTGCTATTTGCTGCAAGTATTGTTTATTAATCTATCTATTTGCATATAAGCAATAAGTTTTCATTggagaaattttgaaattttaggaTTATAGTTAACCTTAAATAGAGAAACCACTCCTTTTAGAATAGTCCGTAGTACTCTATGTTTTGAGAGGGGATAATAATGAAAACCATTAATAGCTAATGAGTTGACGGGATAGTGTATTCGATTAGTGAACAGTTCTGTTGatgtttgtgttttcttgttttcctgtcttttccctTCGACTTCTGATTATATTCTCCAGAAATGTCTGCCCATTTCATTATGGCTGAGTTTTTGAGTTAATCTTAATTGATTTTGcattttatgtcttattttgtaTACTTGGTGTCATGTTGGTGTTCTCAGGATCTTTAATCCCAGAAATGTCAGAAGGGAAATTTTAAGGTTAGAAAGGACTTCGGAAGTTTAAATTTGGCAGCACTctgaacatttatttctctttctctgttaaaaaaaagttagagtAGGACTTTGATATTTGGTTGTAGGGTAAAAGCCTCTATAGCCTAGTTCAAAAGTTGAGTGCCTTTTAGGGCTATGGAACGCTGGAAATTCAGGAACAAAAGGCAATTTTGGTTTCTGCTTTCATAAGGCTGTCCTTGaacaaaatcttcatttttttaaacaagtaccAATCTCTAAGCGGTGGATGGGTGAGGCTCTTCATGGAGGCTCCTTTGTCCTCCCTCCAGGCAAGGCTGGTTAGTTCTGATAGTTGCTGCTGCCAATGCTGGAGAAAGACTCTTCTTTGGTGttccttttatcttttgctttctctAGTTGATCACACTGAATTGCCTTCTCACCAGAATCTAGGCCACTAGGGGAAGGTGCGGCTGTGCAAGGGGAGCACTCCTCCCCTTTGTGGGTGCCATTTCCTAGAGCTCCTGGAGTGATTTCTTCTGTTGCAGCAGCTGTGtagatcatttttgttttatctggAAAGTTGAAAAAGGGTCAAGGGTGGGAAGGAGAGCAACCATTGTTAATGCAAAGCTTGTTCAGTTGAAGACCGCACATCCTATGTGTTGTGTTCTTTGGGGTTTTCCCCATATGTTTACCACCTATCCTCCCATGACTTAGACTCTGTAGAAGAGCTGTGTTTTCCCTTCAAGATCCTTAATGGTAATActactaataaatatttatcactttTTCTCCCAACTTGGTACGGGCAAGTGCGGTGggagagttttatattttcagcaGGGTTGACTTGCATTCAGGAGGATAAAGCTTTAGGGGGTCTCCTAAGTGGAGTTTCCATGACCCCCCTTTGGTTACCCCTTTTCCTGCCTGTGTGGGAGGGTGGTGAGTTGTAATAACAGTAGTCAGGGttcttcacctattttgtccCCATTTTTGTAGAAGGGTACAGAGCTCAGAAACAAAAGCGAGTCTTCACCCTGAGCACAGCTGCATTAGCTCTGAAGAAGGGCTTCTGAGGTGCATTACGTAGCCTTGCAAACTTGGGAACCTGGTTGGTTGGTTTAGAAACTTGCACCTCTCCTATTTTGTGAGATGGAGACTTCAGACTTCATGAGCAACAAATTTGAGTTGCTCTCAGGTAAGCATCAGACTAGATTCTTTGCCACAACTCCACTgtaggtttgttttttaagattcatttattttagagcatgtgCTCAAgcgcagagggaggagagagaatctcaagcagactctccactgagcagagagcgggacctgggctcaatctcatgaccttgaaattatgacttgagccgaagTCAAAAGAGTtgggatacttaaccaactgagccacccaggcacccctgcactgCGCTTATAAAGTTCTGAAGTGTGGTCAGCtactttctggtttctttttggCTGCTTGGTAAGATTATATCCTGTTAATTGTAAATCTGCATTTGCTACCATGAGATAATTCCCCCAGGGGAGGTTGTCTCCTGGGTTCTGAATTAATCCTCAGGGTCTAGAAAACATCTTGAAGAAGCCCTCGAGTTCATGGGAAATAAGATCCTCTTGAAGGATTTGAGTGGTTAAGAATATACTGATGTTTAGAATTATAAAATAGTGATACCTTAccatttttcctgattttaaaaaatgacatttgcaGTTAGAGGAAGGGATTATACTAGATTATTGTGATAGTTACTGTTTATAATAAgcttatatatttcattttttttctgtgtaaccAGAgttggagtcttttttttttttttcctctctctctccttcttctggaTTATTAGGTTGCATTGCTTTATTATACTTTCTTTGGAGTACCCAGTGGTCCTGGAGTCTAACCTGATTCTAGGACAAGAGTACCTAATCCTAAAAAGATTTTCCAAATTGTGAATAGGGGCCCTTTCAAACAACTACTACCTCACAGCTATATATAATATCCAAGGTAATTTTCTgccctatttcttcattttgagtCTTCCTGGTCTTCCCAGTTAAAGTCAAAATTGCCTTATTCCCATGGAGGGCAAAGTCCACAGTTCATTCTTCTGGCTAAAAGACCTAGCCCTTGCTCTTGGAAGTCGTTTCCTATTTTTTGGTGCTACCTTGTTCCTAGTGACTTGATAAGAGTTGAAGCCCCATCCACAAGGTCCCTGCCAGAGATTTGTTGGCTGGCAAGGATCAGGTCCAATTATGGGAGAACTCGAGAGTGATTCAGTACTCACCCTTGGAAGGCTTGATTTTCTCATAGCACCGAAAGATGGAGATCAGGAAAACCCCTTCCCCAAGCTGGAAAATCATgtagaggagagggaagaagaaaagtggTCCAATGACTTCAGGGGGGAATGTCACATTGAGAATGGTGGAACAAAGCTGAACATTTTGGCATCCGGTTTCCATACTGACAGTGCGGCTGCACCTGTATAGGTTAAAGCACAAAAACCCCAATCCTTTACTCTCTCAGAAGGGACATGAGGGTGCATATTCActtgcccatctctctctctctccctcccccctcccccaaatcacCTAAGACCCATTGAATGAAGGTAGAAGGGAAATTTTTTATGAGAGCTTTTGAGTAGTTTAGAGATTTACCATTTGTCTACTTCTGTAGGATTACCAAATTAAAATTTGGACAAATGTCTGGCTGATGAGGGATGAAAGGACGTTGGTGTGAGCCAGTACAATTCATTGGCTTGTTAAGTTTACGTACGGGTTTGTTGCAGTAGGAACATAAAGTAGAAGATTGAAATGCCTGAAGACCTTGTCCTGTTCCCTGGTTTCTGATTTAAACatctttaattccaaaaccataaTGATTAAGAaacttgagggacacctgagaGGCTcaagttggttgagcgtccagcTCTAGGTtagggctcaggtcataatgtcagggttgtgagatcaagccccacattgggctttgttcagcagggagtctgcttgagatcctctcctgCACCTAACCCTTAACGCTgactctcaaatgaaaaaaaaaatttgattcagTCTCCTTGGAAACATAAAAGCTCTTGGTTTTGCTCTCTTGTACACTAAAGAATGGGATGTTTACATTGAATGAATATTCGTTGAGTTATGGTAGTGTTTTCAGATAGTTACTAAAAATTCTGATACCTGTCTCAGCACATTTATTATGGGGGAACTACTCTGAGGGCCCTTGATTATATAGCTGTTTATTTGTCAGTGAAGATTGACATCTTGTGGTCATTGACAGCCTTTACTCTGCAACCATGTGCTACATCCTGTAGTACTTTGTACTTTATTAGTGTGGTTCTAAAAATGGATAACTTTTTAAGACgtatttttaaagcagttcaGCTTGGTTGGGGGAGTAGTAGGATGCTACTGATGTTTAAGAATCCATAAGAATTTGTCTATGGCTGAAAAGAGGCAAAGTTCCTGAAATGCACTGCACTAGGTAGACTGTGTCTGATTATCCCACAACAGACTGTCAGGATGACTATTCCTGAAAAGAGCCCTGAGTTTGTGAATTGGATTAAACTACAGAGGCCCACAGCCACTTTGACTCTTGGTGCCACTTAGCAGAGCTGTCACTTAGTGGTGTCCACATCAAGACTAATGCCTAGGCAGGCGAGGAGGAAGAATGGGAAAGGAAGATGATCAAGAGCACTCAATTACGATGATATTGGGCTACTCCAGTGTCTATTAGCTACCAGATTCAAGCAGGCGGTGGGATTTAGGCTCAGGAGGGGGCACTTTGTCATGAGCTGTTCCTTTTGGGGTTGTTAGATGCCTTTGTTCCTAAACCATTTAGGAACTTCAGTGTTTCTCACAGTCCAGAGTTCCTTATTCAGTTGATTGATTTATACATGTTGCCAAGAAAATGTCTCCCCCGGGTTTTGGATCTTAGTCTTTTCTTGAGAGACCAGGACAAGAATGACGCCATTGGGCATTGAGATATAACATATCACCTACCGTCCGTCGAGGCGGAAGAGAGCAGAGAGGATGTAGCCCAGCAGGAAGCCGATGAAAGGCATTAGAGAGGAGGTGGCCAGCAAGTGTGGTGTCATGACAAACCTGATACTCTTGCCCACGTTGATGACAGACAGTGCTGTTATGACCACACTTAACAAAAGCATGATGATCATCCCTCCCTGTAAATGAGAACAGGAAGAAAAGGTGATTAGAAGAGTGGTGGGGGATAGGGAGTAGCAGAGTCTGAGGAGGTATGAATGGGTATCAAAGGTGGAAAatacttaagtttttttttttttttttttggaaaatactttCATGAAAAATTGGCGTTTGAAGAAGGGAGTGCAatatcttccctttttttttttttttttttttggtactctTAATGGGTAGCTAGGAAGCTTGGATGACAGAGACCTAACATTTTTGTTACTGTTGACTGTTAAAAGAATAAGAGACCTAGATACTTACcagcaaaatgagtttatttggATATAGAGGAAGTGCAATTTGGGACAAGCGAGCTATGGTGAACCATAGGCAAGTCCTGAGAACACAGGATTGGGCTTTTAGAGAGGAAAAGCTGGGAGAGGCTGTTTTGCAGAGTcgtcattggctgggctgttgctgggCAAGGagttcttgggggggggggtatgtaAAGTAAGCTTTCTGTTGGGTAATGCAAGTTATGCTTTTGGCCACTGGTAGTGCAGGAGAACTTTCCCTTTGGGGCTTCTGGACTCCCATGTTAAATGaggtttattctttattttctcattcgaTCAAAGTTTGTAGTCAAAAACATTGCTGATCaagagatttttttatatttagtgaTTGTATCTGCTAAAGTAGCTTTGTCCTCTGGTGCCAGGAAGCACTTCTCTGGTTTTTGTGTCCCGTGTTGGAAAGTACGTAGGTTGGAAACTGTTGAGGCCACATTTGAGTAACAAGGAAGGGTATGAGGGAGAACTCAAAGGCATTTCCCATCTGAGGTCTTTATTTTGACAAGATTGTAAGGTTGGAGATCATCCTAAAGTCTTTGAGCTAACATATCTCCTTGTTGGTGTGTTACTTCTGTAGAGATTTGACAGGCAGTAAgtacaaagtttaaaaatgattatatagggaatccctgggtggcgcagcggtttagcgcctgcctttggcccagggcgcaatcctggaaacccgggatcgaatcccacgtcgggctcccggtgcatggagcctgcttctccctctgcctatgtctctgcctctctctctctctctctctctctctcactctctcactgtgtggctatcataaataaattaaattaaattaaaaacgatttttaaaaaatgattatatagcAGAATAATGAGGTTTGTATATTTAATAGTCCTAAACTAGGATCCCAAACCTGCAGGCATCCAGCTAAGAGGTCAAAGGACTGATGGTTACAGTTGGAGAAAGGTTGAAACAAGGTATGGGAACACCTGGCCATAACAGCTTAACCTGATAGGTCTTGTAATTATAATTTGGGATAAAAGAGAAATTGGTTGGTAGTAAGGGACCTCTAACCTCATGAACAGATTGCAGTGTCTGGTTCCAGATGTGACAGTTTCCCCCCTTTTGCCATAGATTGGGccaagaaagggaggaagaaataaGATTAAGCAACATTGAGAAAAAGGAATATAGGCCTAATGTAGTCATCTTGGGAAAGCTGTATCCAAGTGTCATCCGTTTAAATtcctgaaaattaaattatttttagatcaCAAGTTGATGTACAGGTCCAGTCAGGGTTTGCTGCTTTTTTTTAGATGATATAAAATTCTATTCCTAAGTTTGGTGGCACAACAGTTTAACAGGACCGAACAGGGCATTTTCAACAGGGTTGAAGAGAATCAATCTTGAGTGGTCTTCTCGTAAATGTAATCTCTGGACTGCAGGTGTGATGGTTAAAGTCTCCCATCTCTTGGGAGCACACTGTGGAAAGATTACTCTTTTAAAGCATGGTTAACAGACTAatttagaaggatttttttttttttttttaatttagaaggaTTAATGGcagtatccctgggtggcgcagcggtttagtgcctgcctttggcccggggcgtgatcctggagacccgggatcgaatcccacgtcgtgctcccggtgcttggagcctgcttctccctctgcctatgtctctgcttctttctctgtgtgtgactatcataaataaataaaaaaaaaaaattaaaaaaaaaagagatgtatatttaaaaaaaaatagaaggattaATGGCAGTGCCTTTGGCCATGGTATTTGAAGGGTCTCTACGGATTTTGCCAGTTGAGTCTAAATGATGCTGTTAGTGTGTTCAATGAGCCTGGAAGATTGAGGGTGGTAAGCACAGTGAAAGTATTATAGAAGCCAAACAGCACAGACTTGTCAAAGCCCTGAACTAGTTGAGTGAATATCCTAGTCACTGAAGTTCAAAGGGAGTTGATGGATGACCTTTTCTAGTAGAATTTAGCCGTAGAAGTAGTAGCCTATCTACACTGGGAGAGCTTCAGCACAGTGAAGAAACCTGTGAACCATTAGTAAGACGTATTTATATCCAAGAGATTGGAGGAAGCAACATGAAATCTGTTTATCAAACCTCAGAGTCTGTTAGGCGGTTTGAAGTGTTGGGGAACAGCATGGACAGGTTTTCTTGAATTGTATtttgagcgggggggggggggggcaaggaagATAGGCACCCTTTAGGATCTTGTTAGTATTTTACCACCAGTATTGGTTCATGAAGGCTTTATAGATTCAGTAATGGGAACCTTGAGTCTCTGGCAGGACTAGGTTATTTGGCTCAAGccagagtttattttttactttattttattttttattaatattttttttcaatttttatttatttatgatagtcagagagagagaggcagagacacaggccgagggagaagcaggctccatgcaccgggagcccgatgtgggattcgatcccaggtctccaggatcg comes from the Canis aureus isolate CA01 chromosome 9, VMU_Caureus_v.1.0, whole genome shotgun sequence genome and includes:
- the SRSF5 gene encoding serine/arginine-rich splicing factor 5 isoform X1 — translated: MSGCRVFIGRLNPAAREKDVERFFKGYGRIRDIDLKRGFGFVEFEDPRDADDAVYELDGKELCSERVTIEHARARSRGGRGRGRYSDRFSSRRPRNDRRNAPPVRTENRLIVENLSSRVSWQDLKDFMRQAGEVTFADAHRPKLNEGVVEFASYGDLKNAIEKLSGKEINGRKIKLIEGSKRHSRSRSRSRSRTRSSSRSRSRSRSRSRKSYSRSRSRSRSRSKSRSVSRSPVPEKSQKRGSSSRSKSPASVDRQRSRSRSRSRSRSVDSGN
- the SRSF5 gene encoding serine/arginine-rich splicing factor 5 isoform X2; this translates as MSGCRVFIGRLNPAAREKDVERFFKGYGRIRDIDLKRGFGFVEFEDPRDADDAVYELDGKELCSERVTIEHARARSRGGRGRGRYSDRFSSRRPRNDRRNAPPVRTENRLIVENLSSRVSWQDLKDFMRQAGEVTFADAHRPKLNEGVVEFASYGDLKNAIEKLSGKEINGRKIKLIEGSKRHRSRSRSRSRTRSSSRSRSRSRSRSRKSYSRSRSRSRSRSKSRSVSRSPVPEKSQKRGSSSRSKSPASVDRQRSRSRSRSRSRSVDSGN
- the SLC10A1 gene encoding hepatic sodium/bile acid cotransporter, with translation MDAPNITAPLNFTLPPNFGKRPTDKALSIILVFLLLIIMLSLGCTMEFSKIKAHFWKPKGLVIALIAQYGIMPLTAFTLGKVFRLNNIEALAILVCGCSPGGTLSNVFSLAMKGDMNLSIVMTTCSTFFALGMMPLLLYIYSNGIYDGDLKDKVPYKGIVSSLVLVLIPCTIGIFLKAKRPQYVRYIKKGGMIIMLLLSVVITALSVINVGKSIRFVMTPHLLATSSLMPFIGFLLGYILSALFRLDGRCSRTVSMETGCQNVQLCSTILNVTFPPEVIGPLFFFPLLYMIFQLGEGVFLISIFRCYEKIKPSKDKTKMIYTAAATEEITPGALGNGTHKGEECSPCTAAPSPSGLDSGEKAIQCDQLEKAKDKRNTKEESFSSIGSSNYQN